A part of Actinobaculum sp. 313 genomic DNA contains:
- a CDS encoding NUDIX hydrolase, which yields MSRSAPQPSAPGAHRSWRRGTAAHQAADRQQNLPVVNETSAGGVIISVQNGRAYTAVIARRNRGGRLEWCLPKGHLEGDETAQEAAVREISEETGITGRVLRHLASTDYWFSGCDRRVHKIVHHFLLEALSGELTTENDPDHEAEKVEWVRLDKVASRLAYPNERRIVMTARNILAGRE from the coding sequence ATGTCGAGATCAGCGCCACAGCCCTCCGCGCCGGGGGCACATCGTTCTTGGAGGCGTGGCACCGCCGCGCACCAAGCCGCTGACCGGCAGCAGAATCTTCCCGTAGTAAACGAGACCAGTGCCGGTGGTGTCATTATCTCCGTTCAAAATGGCAGGGCCTACACCGCCGTAATCGCACGCCGCAACCGCGGAGGACGTCTCGAATGGTGCCTGCCGAAGGGGCATCTGGAGGGTGATGAGACCGCACAGGAAGCGGCCGTTCGCGAGATTAGTGAGGAGACCGGAATCACCGGCCGGGTGTTACGCCACCTGGCATCCACCGACTACTGGTTTTCCGGTTGTGATCGGCGCGTTCACAAAATCGTGCACCACTTCCTGCTGGAAGCGCTTTCCGGTGAACTGACCACGGAGAACGATCCAGACCACGAAGCCGAGAAGGTGGAATGGGTCCGGTTGGATAAGGTCGCTTCCCGGCTCGCCTACCCCAATGAGAGGCGAATTGTGATGACCGCGCGTAATATTTTGGCTGGGCGTGAGTAA
- a CDS encoding DUF6049 family protein yields MSRTVSLLVSLVLFAVCPTLVSPAGVPTPSVNSSLSHSFSTAVPASAQPATRSNDDDSDSISATTDPAAANPSGTTPTLAITSVGESILAPDDDLSIEITLSNPTDEDITLDRISLAGQPVAPSTRTRLLAFLNDADVFLETLYAAELDVTVPARQKVMLPLTVARDSTGWSGDEETWGPHGIEVVVDGPGLDDELTDRSFVVVAPNYEVTPMPTGVVIPVTASTAEMAEEQTISQRTDAGLIAREEEEEGKPGATETSTASTGGSTVRATPTDTSTDPSTRANTAPHRISTLLTAGNIPGVTTVFDPALLSVYADDDALTAAVTNLATSNNSEVIFTAFSDPDMSALVHGEDSEQATSAHDTATTMAEELGDAIRTDITLLAPEPDQETLSVLANGGTSAVIIAADEVPTSAYRYYTPSARTSINYGDSDATASEADASPDSEKGTDTGTASESSASRSSGASGLDALVVDSAASAALAGTLVEEDEVAGADDSAGAIDILDSRQLVLSLSAVTYRERPNDTRGMVLAVDRASLPHYGTQDPATATAADPVATENLLETTRALMGASWVSPYTVSQLLELDSSSAERQELPERVLATGEARTSFFSATANSYSRVVTIAAMSPDPSILTNPADLARRRLSTLAWRSDPAGRQNRLRDLTRTANGYFTAIYANPSSTINIISEATGVPLHIRNDLPVDVGVVIQLDTPDARLRATETVAVTLTPHSTTTVTVPVRASGSGNVRADVRVLNPVGTQVGPVQSIDIRVRANWENVGTVVVAGAFGAVLVVGVIRSLRRGRRSAPVRPGSLPRESATATTG; encoded by the coding sequence ATGAGCAGAACGGTGTCCTTGCTGGTATCTCTCGTTCTTTTTGCTGTCTGTCCTACTCTCGTTAGCCCGGCGGGTGTTCCCACCCCATCCGTGAACTCCTCTCTCAGCCACAGCTTTTCGACGGCGGTACCCGCATCCGCACAACCTGCCACGCGGTCCAACGATGATGACTCGGATTCCATCTCCGCCACAACAGACCCCGCGGCCGCTAATCCGTCGGGAACCACTCCCACGCTTGCCATAACCTCGGTCGGCGAGTCGATTCTTGCACCGGATGACGACCTCTCCATCGAGATCACCCTTTCAAACCCGACGGATGAAGACATCACTCTCGATAGGATCAGCCTCGCGGGACAGCCCGTCGCCCCAAGTACCCGCACACGGTTGCTGGCCTTTCTCAACGACGCAGACGTATTCCTAGAAACGCTCTACGCCGCGGAACTCGACGTCACCGTTCCCGCCCGGCAAAAGGTGATGCTGCCTCTCACCGTTGCTCGCGACTCGACCGGGTGGAGCGGAGACGAAGAGACGTGGGGACCGCACGGTATTGAGGTCGTGGTTGATGGGCCGGGGCTCGATGACGAACTCACCGACCGCAGCTTCGTCGTCGTCGCACCGAACTACGAGGTCACACCAATGCCCACCGGAGTGGTTATTCCCGTCACAGCCTCAACTGCGGAGATGGCAGAGGAACAAACCATATCCCAACGCACCGATGCCGGCTTGATTGCACGCGAGGAGGAAGAGGAAGGCAAGCCCGGCGCGACCGAGACCTCCACCGCGAGCACGGGAGGCAGTACGGTCAGAGCTACGCCCACCGATACGAGTACCGATCCTTCTACGCGAGCGAATACAGCACCGCATAGAATCTCCACCTTACTCACTGCCGGCAATATACCCGGCGTCACGACTGTTTTCGATCCCGCGCTCCTTTCGGTCTACGCTGACGACGACGCTCTGACCGCAGCCGTCACCAACCTTGCGACGTCGAACAATTCCGAGGTTATTTTCACCGCTTTCTCCGACCCCGATATGTCCGCCCTCGTACACGGTGAGGACAGCGAGCAAGCCACGTCGGCACATGACACCGCCACAACGATGGCCGAAGAACTTGGCGATGCCATCCGCACCGATATCACTCTGCTGGCACCCGAGCCGGACCAGGAAACTCTTTCCGTGCTGGCCAACGGCGGCACCTCGGCAGTTATTATCGCCGCCGACGAGGTACCAACAAGCGCATACCGGTACTACACCCCGTCGGCACGCACGTCGATCAATTACGGCGACAGCGACGCAACAGCTTCCGAAGCCGATGCCTCCCCGGACTCCGAGAAGGGGACGGACACGGGAACCGCATCGGAATCGTCCGCCTCGCGCAGCAGCGGCGCAAGTGGTCTCGATGCGCTGGTTGTGGACTCCGCGGCCTCGGCAGCACTGGCGGGAACGCTGGTAGAGGAGGACGAGGTAGCCGGAGCAGATGATTCCGCTGGGGCAATCGACATTCTCGACTCCCGCCAGTTGGTTCTGTCGCTTTCCGCAGTCACATACCGTGAACGCCCCAACGACACTCGGGGCATGGTACTCGCGGTTGATCGCGCGAGTCTGCCGCACTACGGGACGCAGGACCCGGCAACCGCCACCGCGGCTGACCCCGTCGCCACCGAGAATCTACTGGAGACCACACGGGCCCTTATGGGGGCATCGTGGGTGAGTCCGTATACCGTTTCCCAGCTGCTCGAACTCGATAGCAGCTCGGCCGAGCGCCAGGAGCTTCCGGAGCGAGTCCTCGCTACGGGGGAGGCCCGCACTTCCTTCTTCTCCGCCACCGCCAATTCCTATTCGCGCGTCGTCACCATCGCGGCAATGAGCCCTGATCCCTCCATCCTCACCAATCCGGCAGATCTGGCCCGTAGACGTCTGTCCACCCTTGCCTGGCGCAGCGATCCCGCTGGCCGCCAGAATCGGCTCCGCGATCTCACTCGCACCGCTAATGGCTACTTCACAGCGATTTACGCGAATCCGTCGTCCACCATCAACATCATCTCGGAGGCCACCGGAGTACCTCTGCATATTCGCAACGATCTGCCCGTCGACGTCGGCGTGGTCATCCAGCTCGACACTCCCGACGCGCGATTGCGCGCCACCGAAACGGTGGCCGTGACATTAACACCCCATTCGACGACGACGGTGACCGTCCCCGTGCGCGCCTCAGGATCCGGTAATGTACGCGCGGATGTTCGCGTGCTGAACCCGGTGGGTACGCAGGTCGGACCGGTACAGTCCATTGATATTCGCGTGCGCGCGAATTGGGAGAATGTAGGTACGGTTGTAGTGGCAGGTGCGTTCGGAGCAGTTCTTGTTGTTGGGGTCATTCGCTCGCTGCGGCGGGGGCGTCGTTCGGCCCCCGTTCGGCCGGGGAGTTTGCCACGCGAGAGTGCCACTGCCACCACCGGCTGA